The Cellulophaga sp. L1A9 genome window below encodes:
- the uvrA gene encoding excinuclease ABC subunit UvrA: MINYEENIEVKGARVHNLKNIDITIPREKLVVITGLSGSGKSSLAFDTIYAEGQRRYIETFSAYARQFLGGLERPDVDKIDGLSPVIAIEQKTTSKSPRSTVGTITEIYDFLRLLYARAGDAYSYNTGEKMVSYNDDQIRGLIKKDYDQKKINILAPVIRSRKGHYRELFEQIAKQGFVKVRVDGVIVDITKGMKVDRYKVHDIEIVIDRLKVIDTEDFDKRLSETINTAMYSGENVLMVLEEGEKVARYFSRDLMCPSTGISYPNPEPNTFSFNSPKGMCSHCSGLGHVYQVNEKKIFPNKKLTIKAGGIAPLGEYKSSWAFKQIDTIGQRYNFDVNTPINKISEEAINVLLNGTVESFDLDSKTLGVKRTYKIDYEGISNFITNQFNEADSTSIKRWAKEYMDKITCPTCDGSRLRKESLNFKVDDKNIAQLAHLDISELAEFFKKLPTRIEGNQLIIAEEIIKEISTRVQFLLDVGLDYLSLNRSSKSLSGGEAQRIRLATQIGSQLVGVLYILDEPSIGLHQRDNERLIKSLEALRDLGNSVIVVEHDKDMIERADHVIDIGPKAGKYGGEIISEGKPEDLMNFNTLTADYISGKRKIEVPKERRKGNGKKITLSGCTGNNLKNVTVTFPLGELIGVTGVSGSGKSTLINETLYPIMNAHYFNGVKKPMPYKKITGLEHIDKVIDINQSPIGRTPRSNPATYTGVFSEIRTLFTKTPEAAIRGYKPGRFSFNVKGGRCETCQGGGLRVIEMNFLPDVYVECETCNGKRFNRETLEIRYKGKSIADVLDMTINEAVDFFELIPKIHRKLKTIKEVGLGYISLGQQSTTLSGGEAQRIKLATELSKRDTGNTFYILDEPTTGLHFEDIRVLMEVLERLVDKGNTILVIEHNMDVIKMSDYIIDIGYEGGKGGGKLVAKGTPEEVCKDKKSYTAKFLRKELGL, from the coding sequence ATGATAAATTACGAAGAGAATATTGAGGTTAAGGGCGCACGCGTTCATAATCTTAAAAATATAGACATTACAATTCCCCGAGAAAAGTTAGTGGTAATTACCGGACTTTCTGGTAGTGGAAAATCGTCCTTAGCTTTCGATACTATTTACGCAGAGGGTCAAAGAAGGTATATAGAAACTTTCTCTGCTTATGCGCGACAGTTTTTAGGTGGCTTAGAACGTCCTGATGTAGATAAAATTGATGGCTTATCTCCTGTTATTGCTATTGAACAAAAAACAACTTCTAAATCGCCCCGTTCTACGGTAGGGACGATTACGGAAATTTATGATTTTTTACGTTTGTTATACGCTCGGGCAGGTGATGCTTATAGTTATAACACTGGCGAGAAAATGGTGAGTTATAATGATGATCAAATTCGTGGTTTGATAAAGAAGGATTATGATCAGAAGAAAATTAATATTCTGGCGCCTGTTATTAGATCAAGAAAAGGGCATTATAGAGAATTGTTTGAACAAATTGCAAAACAAGGGTTTGTAAAAGTTCGTGTAGATGGTGTTATTGTGGATATTACCAAAGGCATGAAAGTAGACCGTTACAAAGTTCATGATATTGAAATTGTAATAGATCGCCTTAAAGTTATTGATACTGAGGATTTTGATAAGCGATTATCAGAAACGATAAACACGGCAATGTATAGCGGTGAGAATGTATTGATGGTTTTAGAAGAAGGTGAAAAGGTAGCGCGTTATTTTAGTAGAGATTTAATGTGCCCTAGTACAGGTATTTCTTATCCAAACCCTGAACCTAATACATTTTCATTTAACTCTCCAAAAGGAATGTGTTCTCACTGTAGTGGATTAGGGCATGTATATCAAGTAAATGAGAAAAAGATATTTCCGAATAAAAAACTAACGATTAAAGCGGGCGGAATTGCACCGCTTGGGGAATATAAAAGCTCTTGGGCTTTTAAGCAAATAGATACCATTGGGCAACGCTACAATTTTGATGTCAATACTCCAATTAATAAGATTTCTGAGGAAGCAATAAACGTACTATTAAACGGTACAGTAGAGAGTTTTGATTTAGATTCTAAAACCTTAGGTGTTAAACGCACCTATAAGATTGATTATGAAGGGATTTCAAATTTTATAACCAATCAGTTTAATGAAGCAGATTCTACTTCAATAAAACGTTGGGCAAAAGAGTATATGGACAAAATTACCTGTCCTACTTGCGATGGTTCTCGTTTGCGAAAAGAATCATTGAACTTTAAGGTTGATGACAAAAATATTGCGCAATTGGCGCATTTAGATATTTCTGAACTGGCTGAATTTTTTAAAAAACTGCCAACTAGGATTGAAGGAAATCAGCTCATAATAGCGGAAGAAATTATAAAAGAAATCAGCACACGTGTTCAGTTCTTGCTGGATGTGGGACTAGATTATTTGTCTTTAAATAGAAGTTCTAAATCTCTTTCCGGAGGAGAAGCACAACGTATTCGTTTGGCTACCCAAATAGGATCACAATTGGTAGGCGTACTTTATATTTTAGATGAGCCAAGTATTGGCTTGCATCAACGAGATAATGAGCGTTTGATTAAATCATTAGAAGCACTGCGAGATTTAGGGAATTCTGTTATTGTGGTAGAACACGATAAAGATATGATTGAGCGTGCTGATCATGTCATTGATATTGGTCCGAAAGCAGGTAAATATGGTGGAGAGATTATATCTGAAGGAAAACCAGAAGACTTAATGAATTTCAATACGCTTACGGCTGATTATATTTCTGGCAAAAGAAAAATTGAAGTTCCAAAAGAGCGAAGAAAAGGAAATGGAAAAAAAATTACCTTATCAGGATGTACTGGGAATAATTTAAAAAATGTTACGGTAACTTTTCCGTTGGGAGAGTTAATTGGTGTTACTGGTGTTTCCGGTAGTGGTAAGTCTACCTTGATTAATGAGACCCTCTACCCTATCATGAATGCTCATTATTTTAATGGGGTTAAAAAACCAATGCCGTATAAAAAAATTACAGGATTAGAGCATATTGATAAAGTAATAGACATCAATCAATCGCCTATTGGTAGAACTCCACGCTCAAATCCTGCAACCTATACAGGCGTTTTTAGTGAAATCCGAACATTATTTACCAAAACGCCAGAAGCGGCTATTCGTGGTTATAAACCAGGAAGATTTAGCTTCAATGTAAAAGGTGGCCGCTGTGAAACCTGTCAAGGTGGAGGTTTGCGAGTGATTGAAATGAATTTCTTGCCAGATGTCTACGTAGAATGTGAAACCTGTAATGGAAAACGATTTAATAGAGAAACGCTTGAAATTAGATATAAGGGCAAGTCTATAGCAGATGTTCTAGACATGACCATCAATGAAGCAGTAGATTTCTTTGAGTTGATTCCTAAAATTCATAGAAAACTCAAAACCATCAAAGAAGTTGGTTTGGGGTATATTTCTTTAGGACAACAGTCTACAACACTCTCAGGAGGAGAAGCGCAACGTATTAAACTAGCCACTGAATTATCTAAAAGAGATACTGGTAATACCTTCTATATTCTTGATGAACCCACAACAGGGCTTCATTTTGAAGACATAAGAGTACTTATGGAAGTTTTAGAACGTTTGGTAGATAAAGGCAATACTATTTTGGTGATAGAGCACAATATGGACGTCATCAAAATGTCAGATTATATTATAGATATTGGCTATGAAGGTGGTAAAGGTGGCGGAAAATTAGTAGCAAAAGGGACACCAGAGGAGGTTTGTAAAGATAAAAAGAGTTATACTGCAAAGTTTCTAAGAAAAGAATTAGGTTTGTGA
- a CDS encoding TIGR03915 family putative DNA repair protein, translated as MNEAKILIYDGSFNGYLTAVFQAFEQKLSIADIQKEENAQSGLFSDAEIIYTDVIKSKRVWNGIQKKNNTAIKNIYFAFLSETKGIELLLYRYIQKLFSKTEVLHLNFSDDIVLKVSQLAKSVGREKHRMEAFVRFQLTKDDIYFANIEPDFNVLPLISKHFKGRYADQQWLIYDVKRKYGIFYNLKTVEFITLDMDDIHCNKTQKSNVFTDGEYEYQDLWNNYFKSTNIASRVNLKLHTQHVPKRYWKYLSEKKAV; from the coding sequence ATGAATGAAGCAAAAATTTTAATTTACGATGGAAGTTTTAATGGGTATTTAACTGCAGTATTTCAGGCTTTTGAGCAAAAGCTGAGTATTGCTGATATTCAAAAAGAAGAAAATGCACAAAGTGGCTTATTTTCTGATGCAGAAATAATATATACGGATGTTATTAAGTCCAAAAGGGTTTGGAATGGGATTCAGAAGAAAAACAATACGGCAATTAAAAATATATACTTTGCATTTTTGAGTGAAACCAAAGGAATAGAACTCCTCCTCTATCGGTATATTCAAAAACTATTTTCTAAGACCGAAGTGTTGCACCTTAATTTTTCTGATGACATCGTTTTAAAAGTGAGTCAACTTGCAAAATCTGTCGGCAGAGAAAAACACCGTATGGAAGCATTCGTGCGTTTTCAATTAACAAAAGACGATATTTATTTCGCTAATATTGAGCCCGATTTTAATGTGTTGCCTTTAATTTCTAAACATTTTAAAGGCAGGTATGCTGATCAGCAATGGCTAATTTATGATGTAAAACGTAAATATGGTATCTTTTATAATTTAAAAACGGTTGAATTCATTACCCTTGATATGGATGACATACACTGTAATAAAACTCAAAAAAGTAATGTATTTACGGATGGTGAATATGAATATCAAGATTTATGGAACAACTATTTCAAAAGCACCAATATAGCTTCTAGAGTAAATCTAAAACTACATACGCAACATGTGCCAAAACGATACTGGAAATATTTAAGCGAGAAAAAAGCAGTCTAG
- a CDS encoding putative DNA modification/repair radical SAM protein: MSFERIKEKLNILADAAKYDVSCSSSGSNRSNKNKGLGDSTGMGICHTYTEDGRCVSLLKILLTNHCIFDCAYCVTRKSNDIKRAAFKIQEAVDLTINFYRRNYIEGLFLSSGIFKSPDYTMERLIAVAKKLRLEENFNGYIHLKSIPGASDELMYEAGLYADRLSVNIEVPTISGLKLLAPDKKHEDFTKPMLKVKNEILLYKAEKKIIKSTPIYAPAGQSTQMIIGATGESDKDIMYSATHYYKKYNMKRVYYSGYVPVAEDSRLPAIGSQVPMLRENRLYQTDWLLRFYGFNVKEILNDTHPNLDIDVDPKLSWALRNLAEFPIDINTAEPRMLARIPGLGMNSVYKIINARKYRKLSFDHLKKIGVALNRAKYFMICNGNDFTHKDLQAIQIKGLILQNSQGKFRANYSAQLSLFN; the protein is encoded by the coding sequence ATGTCCTTCGAAAGAATAAAAGAAAAACTTAATATTTTAGCCGATGCGGCAAAATACGATGTCTCCTGCTCCAGTAGCGGTAGCAATCGATCTAATAAAAATAAAGGCCTTGGAGATAGCACGGGAATGGGCATTTGTCATACATATACTGAAGACGGCCGTTGTGTGTCTTTATTAAAAATATTGTTGACAAATCACTGCATTTTCGATTGTGCTTATTGCGTAACAAGAAAAAGCAATGACATTAAAAGAGCAGCTTTTAAAATTCAGGAAGCTGTAGATCTTACTATTAATTTTTATAGACGAAATTATATAGAGGGACTTTTTTTAAGTTCAGGAATCTTTAAGAGTCCTGATTATACGATGGAACGATTGATAGCGGTGGCCAAAAAATTGCGTTTGGAAGAGAATTTCAACGGATATATACATTTAAAATCTATTCCTGGCGCCAGTGATGAATTGATGTATGAAGCGGGGTTATATGCAGACCGTTTGTCCGTAAACATAGAAGTACCCACGATATCGGGATTAAAACTATTGGCCCCAGATAAAAAACATGAAGATTTCACCAAGCCCATGTTAAAGGTGAAGAATGAAATTCTTTTGTATAAAGCAGAAAAGAAAATTATAAAAAGCACCCCAATCTATGCGCCAGCAGGGCAAAGCACACAAATGATTATTGGTGCCACAGGAGAATCAGATAAAGACATTATGTATTCTGCCACTCACTATTATAAGAAGTATAATATGAAACGGGTATATTATTCCGGTTATGTACCTGTTGCAGAAGACAGCCGTTTACCTGCCATTGGTTCGCAAGTTCCTATGCTGCGTGAGAATAGGCTGTATCAAACTGATTGGTTGTTGCGTTTTTATGGTTTTAATGTAAAAGAAATTCTAAATGATACGCATCCTAATTTAGATATAGATGTGGATCCTAAATTGAGTTGGGCACTACGAAATTTAGCAGAATTCCCTATAGATATAAATACAGCAGAACCACGAATGTTGGCTAGAATTCCGGGATTAGGAATGAATTCTGTGTATAAAATAATAAACGCAAGAAAGTACAGAAAGTTATCTTTTGATCATCTTAAAAAAATTGGTGTTGCCTTAAATAGAGCTAAATATTTTATGATCTGTAATGGAAATGATTTTACTCATAAAGACTTACAGGCTATTCAAATTAAAGGATTAATTCTTCAGAATTCTCAGGGGAAATTTAGAGCTAATTACAGCGCGCAATTGTCATTATTTAACTAA
- a CDS encoding LexA family transcriptional regulator produces MENEITLKRFIEIRRDLGFTQAEFAALIGVSNTTADIERGRTKLSGKVVTELLKQFKINPLWLFNESDSKYIETSHTSVIPKVVTVDSADRENMVLVNAKAAAGYPQNIADTSWYQQLPAFDLPIPEFRNATYRGFQVEGDSMLPNLRPGEWVLAKAIEHIDDVTPNKIYVVVLQDAVLVKKVIKKPNSNNVSLVSLNENYPPYEIKPFQIQEIWQVNSKITFGVDATTETGLLRQLQESMDELKSQLRVQN; encoded by the coding sequence ATGGAAAATGAAATTACCTTGAAACGCTTTATTGAAATTCGAAGAGACTTGGGATTTACACAGGCTGAATTTGCCGCTTTAATTGGGGTATCGAACACCACAGCAGATATTGAACGTGGTAGGACAAAACTTTCTGGAAAGGTTGTTACAGAGCTTTTAAAACAGTTCAAAATTAATCCGCTTTGGTTGTTTAATGAAAGTGATTCTAAATATATAGAGACTTCTCATACCAGTGTAATTCCTAAAGTAGTAACCGTAGATTCTGCAGATCGTGAGAATATGGTTTTAGTAAATGCAAAAGCTGCTGCAGGGTATCCTCAAAATATAGCAGATACCAGTTGGTACCAGCAATTGCCAGCATTTGATTTACCAATACCTGAATTTAGAAATGCTACGTATAGAGGTTTTCAAGTAGAAGGTGATAGTATGTTGCCAAACTTAAGACCAGGAGAGTGGGTACTCGCAAAAGCTATTGAGCATATTGATGATGTTACGCCTAATAAAATTTACGTGGTAGTGCTTCAAGATGCAGTTCTCGTGAAAAAAGTGATTAAAAAACCAAACTCTAATAACGTGTCTTTAGTTTCCTTAAACGAGAACTATCCTCCGTATGAAATTAAGCCTTTTCAAATTCAAGAAATTTGGCAAGTAAATAGCAAAATTACGTTTGGTGTAGATGCCACCACAGAAACAGGTCTTCTAAGACAATTACAAGAATCTATGGACGAATTAAAAAGTCAGTTGCGGGTCCAGAATTAG
- a CDS encoding pyrimidine/purine nucleoside phosphorylase has protein sequence MFKTNTYFEENVVSVAFENKEGKATVGVMAPGVYTFGTTTVEYMTVISGSMEVNLKGASEWNTYTPFQTFKIEANSSFEVRVTEDTSYKCVYE, from the coding sequence ATGTTTAAAACAAATACGTATTTCGAAGAAAATGTTGTTTCTGTTGCTTTTGAAAATAAAGAAGGCAAGGCTACTGTGGGGGTTATGGCTCCTGGAGTATATACTTTTGGAACCACAACGGTAGAATACATGACTGTGATTTCAGGTAGTATGGAAGTAAACTTAAAAGGTGCATCGGAATGGAATACCTATACTCCGTTTCAAACGTTTAAAATAGAGGCAAATAGCTCTTTTGAGGTAAGAGTTACAGAAGATACCTCGTATAAGTGTGTTTATGAATAA